Proteins encoded in a region of the Sulfurimonas marina genome:
- a CDS encoding APC family permease — MPLKRDITLPLLVFYGLGNILGAGIYVLVGKVASISGYYAPLSFIIACIVVFFTALSYSELSSRFPYSAGEALYSKEAFNSNILSISIGAMIALSGILSSATIVNGVNGYISNMIELPSWFISVFIILMLCITAMIGIAKSVKIAALLTIAELLGLFIIIYFGLINIEFTTIQYEKFIPNFELSSFYIISLGAFLAFYAFIGFEDIVNIAEEVKTPTKTLPRAIMLSLLISTLLYFLVALISILAIEPKVLSNSQAPLADVYEALTNNEPYLLTIISSLAVINGALVQIIMVSRLLYGMANNNLLPKIFSSINEKTSTPIFSTVVASVLVLIFALWLPIITLASLTSFFIFIIFTIMNISLIKIKLQQKKREENIINYPLIVPILGTVINLILLITQLSSI, encoded by the coding sequence TTGCCCCTAAAAAGAGATATAACTTTACCTTTACTTGTTTTTTACGGATTAGGAAATATATTAGGTGCAGGGATATATGTACTCGTAGGTAAAGTAGCTTCTATATCAGGCTACTATGCTCCTCTATCTTTTATCATTGCCTGTATAGTTGTCTTTTTTACAGCACTTAGTTACAGTGAACTCTCATCTAGATTTCCATATAGTGCAGGAGAAGCTTTATATTCAAAAGAAGCCTTCAACTCAAATATTCTTTCTATTAGTATAGGTGCAATGATTGCACTGAGCGGGATATTATCCAGTGCAACTATTGTAAACGGTGTCAATGGATATATTTCCAATATGATAGAGCTTCCCTCTTGGTTCATCTCTGTTTTTATAATTTTAATGTTATGTATAACAGCCATGATCGGTATTGCAAAATCTGTCAAAATTGCCGCCTTACTTACTATTGCAGAACTTTTAGGGCTCTTTATAATTATCTATTTTGGATTGATAAACATTGAATTTACAACTATCCAGTACGAAAAATTTATTCCAAACTTTGAACTATCAAGCTTCTATATTATCTCGCTAGGTGCTTTTCTGGCCTTCTATGCCTTTATAGGATTTGAAGATATTGTCAATATCGCAGAAGAGGTCAAAACTCCGACGAAAACTTTGCCTAGAGCTATAATGCTCTCTTTACTTATTTCCACTCTATTGTATTTCTTAGTCGCATTAATATCTATTTTGGCAATAGAACCAAAAGTTTTGTCAAACTCTCAAGCACCTTTAGCTGATGTATATGAAGCCTTAACAAATAATGAACCTTACTTATTAACTATCATCAGTTCACTTGCTGTTATAAACGGTGCATTGGTTCAAATCATCATGGTTTCAAGACTACTCTATGGAATGGCAAATAATAATCTCCTTCCAAAAATATTTTCAAGTATCAATGAAAAAACATCAACCCCGATTTTCTCAACAGTTGTTGCTTCTGTACTAGTGCTCATCTTTGCTTTGTGGCTTCCAATTATTACTCTGGCTAGTTTAACTAGTTTCTTTATCTTTATTATTTTTACTATAATGAATATCTCACTGATAAAGATCAAGCTACAACAAAAAAAGAGAGAAGAAAATATTATAAACTATCCATTAATAGTACCTATCCTTGGGACAGTTATAAATCTTATTCTCTTGATAACTCAACTCAGTTCAATCTGA
- a CDS encoding diguanylate cyclase produces MKPMLGNLKRNIFITVVTTIALPILFGYLLNRYFPLNFVNIPLHSALEVAGGTIAIIISLIIFLKYESKLVFNHYNYTTIALLTMGIIDIFHGIMMPGKLFVWLHSTAVFFGGIFFMLVWMNQKKTSQKTYKLVPASAIVFALFFSLLSIVFSEYVPEMINSDKSFSRVSNWLNIVGGMGFFIASLKFVKEYINTQKLDEILFAGHCMLFGIAGVLFTSSLLWDMQWWLWHILRFSAYSVALYFLYLEFNKDIQLIENKNRELELADKKINQYLNILDKYVITSSTDLHGEISDVSEAFCKISGYSKEELIGQSHNIVRHPDMPSSIYKEVWKSLERGRTWQGEIKNRKKDGSAYWVDTNITPVYDEEGKKVGYTAVRQDITNKKRIEEISIRDGLTDIFNRRYFNEMFPKYINSAKRKNGLVSFLILDIDHFKEYNDTYGHQKGDDVLIKVAKTLKKSLKRGDDYCFRLGGEEFGILFSVETKEKADLFSNEIRGNIENLKIEHKHNSASRYITVSVGVVSRYASDISQVEKIYAEADKLLYEAKKNGRNKVISE; encoded by the coding sequence ATGAAACCAATGCTTGGCAATTTAAAAAGAAATATCTTTATCACTGTAGTAACCACAATAGCTTTACCTATTTTATTTGGTTATCTTTTAAATAGATATTTCCCTCTGAACTTTGTAAATATTCCTCTCCATTCTGCTTTAGAAGTAGCAGGTGGAACTATCGCTATTATTATCTCTTTAATTATTTTTTTAAAGTATGAAAGCAAACTTGTTTTTAATCATTATAACTATACAACAATAGCACTGTTAACGATGGGGATTATAGATATTTTTCATGGCATTATGATGCCTGGAAAGTTATTTGTATGGTTACACTCAACTGCAGTGTTTTTTGGTGGTATATTTTTTATGCTTGTATGGATGAATCAAAAGAAAACATCACAAAAAACATATAAGCTAGTTCCAGCTTCAGCAATTGTATTTGCTCTGTTTTTTTCTCTATTGTCAATTGTTTTTTCGGAATATGTTCCCGAGATGATTAATTCAGACAAATCGTTTAGTAGAGTTTCAAATTGGTTGAATATAGTTGGTGGAATGGGTTTTTTTATAGCATCGCTCAAGTTTGTTAAAGAGTACATAAATACACAAAAGCTAGATGAAATATTATTTGCCGGACACTGTATGTTATTTGGAATTGCCGGTGTATTATTTACATCATCTCTTTTATGGGATATGCAGTGGTGGCTATGGCATATTTTAAGATTTTCTGCTTACAGTGTAGCACTCTATTTTTTATATTTAGAGTTTAATAAAGATATACAGCTTATTGAAAATAAAAACAGGGAATTGGAACTAGCAGATAAAAAAATAAATCAATACCTTAATATACTCGATAAATATGTGATTACATCATCTACAGACCTTCATGGAGAAATAAGCGATGTCTCGGAAGCTTTTTGCAAGATCAGTGGTTATTCAAAAGAAGAGTTGATAGGTCAGTCACATAATATTGTCAGACATCCGGATATGCCGTCTAGTATATATAAAGAGGTATGGAAGAGCTTAGAGCGAGGAAGAACATGGCAAGGGGAAATAAAAAATAGAAAAAAAGATGGTTCAGCTTATTGGGTTGATACTAATATTACACCTGTATATGATGAAGAAGGGAAAAAAGTCGGATATACAGCAGTTAGACAAGATATAACAAATAAAAAAAGAATTGAAGAGATATCTATAAGAGACGGTTTAACAGATATATTTAATAGAAGATATTTTAATGAGATGTTTCCAAAGTATATCAATAGTGCAAAACGTAAAAATGGACTAGTTTCTTTTTTAATTTTAGACATAGATCACTTTAAAGAGTATAACGACACATATGGACATCAAAAGGGTGACGATGTACTTATAAAAGTTGCCAAAACATTGAAAAAATCTCTCAAAAGAGGTGATGATTATTGCTTTAGATTAGGCGGTGAAGAATTTGGGATACTTTTTAGTGTAGAAACAAAAGAGAAAGCAGATTTGTTTTCAAATGAGATTAGGGGAAATATAGAAAATTTAAAAATTGAGCATAAACATAATAGTGCGAGTAGATATATAACTGTATCTGTAGGGGTAGTATCTAGATATGCAAGCGATATCTCCCAAGTTGAAAAAATTTATGCTGAAGCAGATAAATTACTGTATGAAGCGAAAAAGAACGGTAGAAATAAAGTTATTTCAGAGTGA